The Deinococcus reticulitermitis genome has a window encoding:
- a CDS encoding nuclease-related domain-containing DEAD/DEAH box helicase, translating to MATLLPGWTQLHQLPTPLTPGEAHLAAYLERELGPQWEVFVQPFLNGTRPDVVALHPTRGALILEVKDWDLSCYSWPQHGGRWRVRGSHGEASIGNPFAKVEHYRENVLRFLVPEIGALVRERGWGALGIVRVGVYFHGASEAQVRALTAGRVHGAVWQLGHDSLRPGAAERWVGGEGRVPAPFAPLLRAWLSPPQHALEQAAPLRLSRAQERLAQPQAGFTRFRGVAGSGKSLVLAARAARIAQAGGRVLIVSFNITLWHLLRDGVRRAGGGAALRNVVFNHFHGLARDLGNEAGLSWQDCGGDAAVLVRRAAAQLGTQYDAVLVDEAQDLEDDWAAVLMGLVREGGQFVAALDELQNVYGRPGRWLNDARFGRWRELRSSVRLHDRAVQLANDFAAAYLPGLGLLAESSQPMLPLGAPEFRWQDGESREAALSQATERVRELIRGGAQPTDIAVLLPDHRMGLAFVEALEPLGISVNHVFTDDQDDKRQKYAFWMGDARLKACTVHSFKGWEARHVVAVLDTPGHLSREQAMLAYTAITRAQGSLTVLNLSEGLRGFEHTARAELEQVV from the coding sequence ATGGCGACTCTGCTTCCTGGCTGGACCCAACTGCATCAGCTGCCCACGCCCCTGACGCCGGGCGAGGCCCACCTGGCGGCGTACCTGGAGCGCGAGCTGGGGCCGCAGTGGGAAGTGTTCGTGCAGCCGTTTCTCAATGGCACGCGCCCCGATGTGGTGGCGCTGCATCCCACGCGCGGGGCGCTGATTCTGGAGGTCAAGGACTGGGATCTGAGCTGCTACAGCTGGCCGCAGCATGGGGGACGCTGGCGGGTGCGTGGGTCGCACGGCGAGGCGAGCATCGGCAACCCTTTTGCAAAGGTGGAGCACTACCGGGAGAACGTGCTGCGCTTTCTGGTGCCCGAGATCGGGGCGCTGGTGCGCGAGCGGGGATGGGGCGCGCTGGGCATCGTGCGCGTGGGCGTGTACTTTCACGGCGCGTCCGAGGCCCAGGTGCGGGCGCTGACGGCGGGGCGTGTTCACGGCGCGGTCTGGCAGCTGGGCCACGACAGCCTGCGGCCCGGCGCGGCAGAGCGCTGGGTGGGCGGTGAGGGGCGGGTGCCGGCGCCGTTCGCGCCGCTGCTGCGCGCCTGGCTCAGTCCCCCGCAGCACGCGCTGGAGCAGGCGGCGCCGCTGCGGCTGTCGCGCGCGCAGGAGCGGCTGGCCCAGCCCCAGGCAGGCTTCACCCGGTTTCGCGGCGTGGCCGGCAGCGGCAAGAGCCTGGTGCTCGCCGCCCGCGCGGCCCGGATTGCCCAGGCCGGCGGCAGGGTGCTGATCGTGAGTTTCAACATCACCCTCTGGCACCTCCTGCGCGACGGCGTGCGCCGGGCCGGCGGAGGGGCAGCGCTCAGGAACGTGGTGTTCAACCACTTTCACGGCCTGGCCCGTGACCTCGGCAATGAGGCGGGGCTCTCCTGGCAGGACTGCGGAGGCGACGCGGCGGTGCTGGTCCGGCGGGCGGCGGCGCAGCTGGGCACGCAGTACGACGCGGTGCTTGTCGATGAGGCCCAGGACCTCGAAGACGACTGGGCCGCCGTCCTGATGGGCCTCGTCCGCGAGGGTGGGCAGTTTGTCGCGGCGCTCGACGAGCTCCAGAATGTCTACGGCAGGCCGGGCCGCTGGCTGAACGACGCCCGCTTCGGGCGGTGGCGCGAGCTGCGTTCCAGCGTGCGGCTGCATGACCGCGCGGTCCAGCTCGCCAACGACTTCGCGGCGGCTTACCTTCCCGGTCTGGGCCTCCTCGCCGAGAGCAGCCAGCCCATGCTGCCGCTCGGGGCTCCCGAGTTTCGCTGGCAGGACGGGGAAAGCCGCGAGGCCGCGCTCAGCCAGGCCACCGAACGGGTGCGTGAACTGATCCGGGGTGGCGCTCAGCCCACCGACATCGCCGTGCTGCTGCCCGACCACCGCATGGGCCTGGCCTTCGTGGAAGCGCTGGAGCCGCTGGGCATCAGCGTCAACCACGTCTTTACCGACGATCAGGACGACAAGCGCCAGAAGTACGCCTTCTGGATGGGCGACGCCCGGCTCAAAGCCTGCACTGTCCACTCTTTCAAAGGCTGGGAGGCGCGGCATGTCGTGGCGGTGCTGGACACGCCCGGCCACCTGTCGCG